One window of Anaerolineales bacterium genomic DNA carries:
- a CDS encoding glycosyltransferase family 39 protein codes for MNRNKLVDVVIYLTLIAVFLAPRLAGIGDFVTLDEPSWLSQGANYYYALGQREFDKTVYEYQPAVTTMTIISAAMLMYFPEYRGFGQGYLDYEKGRLDPFMVSHGKDPLTLLIYSRVIQVFVLLVLFLVLYFLLQKFFPKPVAIFALLFAMFDPFYLSQHRLMDHEGMVSLFGMISLVSLAIYLFKENKFWYVLLSGVAAGFMSLSKSSSIATLAAVGVLLLWKLLQERGQGWGKGLLSALKTFGLWFLFLAITYFVFWPGMWVAPGKMLYEVYGNAFSYAFQGARLKITEELDVSQFTLNTRFTDVWEVAKIFLYRTTPVTWLGVILGFALPFTRDPERAQRNRLFFTLWLVNGITFILLIGVAQGRNSPHYILSSYLSFNLLAGLGWFHFAEWLSTRIHSSRNLWQYGLLAVVMLYQAGSALANYPYYFTYRNPILYAAGWYNEFPHFPYCEGLETAAHFLADLPDAENATVFSYYSRGCVSYYYPGPTISYRPYYSDGEHTEDLLNNLNASEYLIVYYANQGQLAHHLNFVNAMAQAEPFHVVWLNGYEYVRIYKVDDLGPEIYEALAHLK; via the coding sequence ATGAATCGAAATAAGTTAGTTGACGTTGTTATTTACCTCACCCTGATCGCCGTCTTTCTCGCGCCGCGGCTGGCGGGCATCGGCGATTTTGTCACGCTTGACGAACCTTCGTGGCTGAGTCAGGGCGCGAATTATTATTACGCGTTGGGGCAGAGGGAATTCGATAAAACGGTCTACGAATACCAGCCTGCTGTGACGACGATGACGATCATCTCAGCGGCGATGCTGATGTACTTCCCTGAGTATCGCGGATTTGGTCAGGGCTATCTCGACTATGAAAAGGGGCGGCTCGATCCGTTCATGGTTTCGCACGGCAAAGACCCGTTGACGCTCTTGATCTATTCGCGCGTCATTCAGGTTTTTGTCCTGCTTGTTTTATTCCTTGTTCTGTACTTCTTGTTACAAAAATTCTTCCCGAAGCCGGTTGCGATATTCGCTCTATTGTTCGCGATGTTCGACCCGTTCTACCTGAGTCAACATCGGTTGATGGACCACGAAGGCATGGTATCGCTCTTCGGAATGATCTCGCTGGTCTCGCTTGCGATCTATCTTTTCAAGGAAAACAAGTTTTGGTATGTGCTCCTGTCCGGCGTCGCGGCGGGATTTATGTCGTTGTCGAAGTCGTCGTCCATTGCGACGCTGGCGGCGGTGGGCGTTTTGCTTTTGTGGAAGTTACTTCAAGAACGCGGGCAGGGATGGGGGAAGGGATTATTATCCGCGCTGAAAACTTTCGGGTTGTGGTTTTTGTTCTTGGCGATTACTTACTTTGTTTTCTGGCCCGGCATGTGGGTTGCCCCCGGTAAGATGCTTTACGAAGTGTACGGCAACGCCTTCAGTTACGCCTTTCAGGGCGCGCGGCTCAAGATCACCGAGGAATTGGATGTTTCTCAATTTACGCTCAACACACGCTTTACGGATGTGTGGGAGGTGGCGAAGATTTTTCTTTACCGGACGACTCCCGTGACCTGGCTCGGTGTGATTTTGGGATTCGCCCTCCCGTTCACGCGCGACCCGGAGCGGGCTCAGCGGAATCGGCTTTTCTTTACGCTGTGGCTTGTCAATGGAATTACGTTTATCCTCCTGATCGGCGTTGCGCAGGGACGCAACTCTCCGCATTACATCCTTTCGAGTTATCTCTCTTTCAATCTGCTGGCGGGACTTGGCTGGTTTCATTTTGCGGAATGGCTTTCAACGCGAATTCATTCTTCGCGCAACCTCTGGCAATACGGCTTGCTTGCCGTTGTGATGCTTTATCAAGCCGGGAGCGCGTTGGCGAATTATCCGTACTACTTCACCTACCGCAATCCCATCCTTTACGCCGCCGGTTGGTACAACGAATTTCCTCACTTCCCATATTGCGAAGGCTTGGAGACCGCCGCGCATTTTCTCGCTGACTTGCCCGATGCCGAGAACGCGACCGTCTTCTCCTATTACAGCCGTGGGTGCGTTTCGTATTATTATCCCGGTCCCACCATCAGCTATCGCCCGTATTATTCGGATGGCGAACATACCGAAGACCTGCTCAATAATTTGAACGCCTCGGAATATCTCATCGTCTATTATGCCAACCAGGGACAACTGGCGCATCACCTGAATTTTGTCAATGCCATGGCGCAGGCGGAGCCCTTCCACGTGGTCTGGCTGAACGGATATGAATATGTCCGCATTTACAAAGTGGATGACCTCGGTCCCGAAATCTATGAGGCGTTGGCGCATTTGAAATGA
- a CDS encoding glycosyltransferase family 39 protein — MTGLFSQHRIKIIYALLLLALTLPSRLTRIDAAVNIDEPWWVISSSNFYYAVTHRDFEDTYFEYHPGVTNMWVISTAMLAYFPDYRGFGQGFFDQRKPFYEEFLRENGKETIDLVRYARYIQAGVLAIFAIIAFLLLSLIVGENLAFLSITLATLSPFFLGHSRLLNMETMGAMFVLVSFLGFHLYRYQNRFIYLLISGAAFGLAQLNKSTSIALLGVVGMMLIISLFERDKSLKTKILTALKTFGIWFGAAALVYFILWPGMWVDPARMLREVYGNAFSYAFQGARLDVTEELDPASFSVVTRWDGILLYLRYYFSGTTFITWLGLIFALVLLFAKGKERLSDQVRSMIGYLALLGVLFILMFGIAQGRNHAHYIMNAFVGFDVIAGVGWGGIIAWPASSGKGFSKPVAPLMASLVLILAQIGFGLPYAPYYFTYRNPLAKEAATLGYGEGLAEASDYLSQKPDAKDIKAYVYNGMGTFSWYFPGETIVLKRINVLNDDFVTITDEMRKSDYLVLYPITRAKHPETEKMLSEFEGVVEPEKVIYIDGLEYIQIYKVTDIPESVYEALLAKHKP; from the coding sequence ATGACTGGATTATTTAGTCAGCATCGAATAAAAATAATTTATGCCCTGCTCCTTCTTGCATTGACATTGCCATCGCGCCTCACGCGCATCGATGCCGCTGTCAACATCGACGAGCCGTGGTGGGTGATCTCCAGTTCCAATTTCTATTACGCTGTCACACACAGGGATTTCGAAGACACCTACTTCGAGTATCACCCCGGTGTGACGAATATGTGGGTCATCTCGACGGCGATGCTGGCATACTTTCCTGATTACCGCGGCTTCGGTCAGGGATTCTTCGATCAGCGCAAACCGTTCTATGAAGAATTCCTGCGCGAGAACGGGAAGGAGACCATCGATCTCGTCCGCTATGCTCGTTACATTCAGGCAGGCGTGCTGGCGATCTTCGCAATCATCGCCTTCCTTCTTTTGAGTCTCATTGTCGGTGAGAATCTTGCCTTCCTCTCGATAACGCTGGCAACCCTCTCGCCGTTTTTTCTCGGTCACTCGCGCCTGCTCAACATGGAGACAATGGGAGCGATGTTCGTTTTGGTTTCGTTCCTCGGTTTCCATCTATATCGTTATCAAAACCGATTTATCTACCTGCTGATCTCCGGCGCGGCATTCGGCTTGGCGCAGTTGAACAAGTCCACTTCGATTGCATTGCTTGGGGTGGTCGGGATGATGTTAATCATCAGTCTATTTGAAAGAGATAAGTCGCTCAAAACAAAAATTCTCACTGCGCTAAAAACCTTCGGGATTTGGTTCGGGGCGGCGGCTCTCGTTTACTTCATCCTCTGGCCTGGCATGTGGGTGGATCCGGCTCGGATGCTGCGCGAAGTGTATGGCAACGCCTTTAGTTATGCTTTTCAGGGAGCCCGCCTCGACGTAACCGAGGAACTGGATCCCGCTTCATTCAGTGTTGTCACGCGCTGGGACGGAATCCTGCTCTACCTTCGTTATTATTTTTCCGGCACAACCTTCATCACCTGGCTGGGATTGATTTTCGCACTCGTATTGTTATTTGCCAAAGGGAAAGAACGCCTGTCCGACCAGGTCCGCTCGATGATCGGTTATCTTGCCCTGCTCGGCGTTCTGTTCATATTGATGTTCGGCATCGCGCAGGGACGCAACCACGCGCACTACATCATGAACGCCTTCGTCGGGTTCGATGTCATTGCAGGAGTCGGGTGGGGGGGCATTATTGCATGGCCGGCTTCAAGCGGGAAGGGCTTTTCGAAACCGGTCGCGCCGCTCATGGCATCCCTCGTTTTGATCCTCGCGCAGATCGGTTTCGGATTACCGTATGCGCCTTATTATTTCACCTACCGCAATCCGCTGGCGAAAGAGGCGGCGACTTTGGGTTACGGTGAAGGTTTGGCGGAAGCTTCAGATTATCTCTCCCAAAAACCGGATGCAAAAGATATCAAAGCCTATGTCTACAACGGCATGGGGACGTTCTCGTGGTATTTCCCCGGCGAGACCATCGTTTTGAAACGCATCAATGTGTTGAACGATGACTTTGTTACCATCACGGACGAAATGCGGAAGTCGGATTATCTCGTGTTGTATCCGATCACCCGCGCCAAACATCCTGAGACTGAAAAGATGCTTTCTGAATTCGAAGGCGTGGTGGAACCGGAGAAGGTTATCTACATCGACGGGCTGGAGTACATCCAGATCTATAAAGTGACGGATATTCCCGAATCGGTGTACGAGGCCCTGCTCGCAAAACATAAACCTTAA
- a CDS encoding GAF domain-containing protein, producing the protein MGYNSSNTRLSGKLVDRILTGIVFLYQALAIVALIWSLVLAVQWIREPFLGTFYEHTLVFTDTGGDGDAWAFNEAVKSGDRLLAVNGREVETSRDVRSIIVGKFVPGENVNLTVQFAEGETRDLSVELQRFPEDGVNVYLLLPFIISIIFIALSIWTFGLRRNEPAGRAFTMFASSFAIVTGTIFNIWTSHELTLLWTFAIAIAGGSTLALTLSFPSSPRLLVNRPYMRWVGFLFSLVLALAVTPYIFNREQPTAYIPLWRNIYYFDALCILILLGFNFYYAFSSPSPVVKSQARSTLLGAFFALGPLAFFLSLGAVFSIAFSPLLFLPVVIFPAVMGYNIMRFRFLRTDDFARRGVMYAILTVVVTLGYALVSSGAGLLFGNALPQNYLAGIFILVLALVLEPLRSRLQNLTDAIFFRGSRVAAEQLEDFSHRLTTALDLNAISSLLRDQIASTLAPEQIHIFTYDSLNDFYNASPGEGRRATTDIRFTSGSPLVSYFKRESLPLYLDSGTDLPDSLRPEQSRIALLGARLFIAFPGKDKPNGWMALGPRLTAQPYSPQDLRFLENICDQASVAIERVQTVAHLERRIQEMNALTRVSQGVNVTLTFDDVLELIYAQTAQILPTSHFHITLYNKDSDYYYYGFCLENNERIGERENQPFAANIGLSPEVIRKSRPIMTQDYIRECQARNLIPTIENVFAWMGVPLNAGAETIGALSVGSRDGSTVYTRAQLELLQAIADQTAGAIVKARLLKETQERAHQLTTLNDITRQLTSTLELNPLLQNILENAVGILNCEAGSLFMVDDQTDELVFRVTVGPVAGNLVGKRLAPGTGIVGRAVQTRRPVIENEDQNSPSRFKGVDQQTGFVSRSLLAVPLQAKDRVIGVIEVINRRDGLPFITNDETLLTAFAGQAAVAIENARLYTLTDQELANRVEELSVMQRIDRELNASLEIDRAMRITLDWALRQSGAEAGLIGILEEERLRVMAHQGLDEQMANLGDQLVMKIELPSMIAAVETGLPQNVEVAVEASKNKLLLASRNQMVIPIRREITVIGLLYLESIGDTQVDIDFLTRLTDHAAIAISNAQLYSEVQRANLAKSDFVSLVAHELKNPMTSIKGYTDLLASGAVGQITEMQTNFLTTIKSNVERMSTLVSDLNDNSKIEAGRLRLEFKAITAADIVDEVVRTFTRQLEEKKQKLELSVPSNLPDMWADRVRVGQVLTNLVSNAYKYTPEGGRIHVGVAESPNQWDPDGAPRVLHLWVKDSGIGMAPEDQQKIFQKFFRSEDPKARESPGTGLGLNITKSLVEMQGGKIWFESEYRKGTVFHFTVPVAEE; encoded by the coding sequence ATGGGATACAACTCGTCGAACACTCGTCTTTCCGGTAAATTGGTGGACCGCATCCTGACGGGGATCGTTTTTCTTTATCAAGCGCTGGCAATCGTTGCGCTGATTTGGTCGCTTGTCCTTGCCGTCCAGTGGATTCGGGAACCGTTTCTCGGCACCTTCTACGAACACACGCTTGTCTTCACCGACACCGGCGGGGATGGCGATGCCTGGGCATTCAACGAAGCGGTGAAGAGCGGCGATCGCCTTTTGGCGGTCAATGGGCGGGAGGTGGAAACCAGCCGCGATGTGCGTTCCATCATCGTCGGGAAATTCGTGCCCGGTGAAAACGTCAACCTCACCGTTCAATTTGCAGAAGGCGAAACGCGCGACTTGAGTGTCGAGTTGCAGCGCTTTCCGGAAGACGGCGTCAACGTTTACCTGCTCCTGCCTTTCATCATTTCCATAATTTTTATCGCGCTCAGTATTTGGACGTTCGGTTTGCGGCGGAACGAACCAGCCGGTCGCGCGTTCACCATGTTCGCCTCTTCTTTTGCAATCGTGACCGGCACCATCTTCAACATCTGGACGAGCCACGAATTGACCCTGCTCTGGACGTTTGCCATCGCCATTGCTGGCGGCTCGACCCTTGCCCTGACCTTGTCTTTTCCATCTTCTCCACGCCTCCTTGTCAACCGTCCGTATATGCGATGGGTGGGTTTTCTATTCAGCCTTGTGCTTGCATTGGCGGTCACTCCCTATATCTTCAACCGGGAACAGCCTACGGCTTATATTCCCTTGTGGCGGAACATTTATTATTTCGATGCGCTCTGTATTTTGATCCTGCTTGGGTTTAATTTCTATTATGCATTCTCCTCGCCGTCGCCTGTGGTGAAGTCACAGGCGCGCAGCACACTGTTGGGCGCGTTCTTCGCCCTGGGTCCTCTGGCGTTCTTCCTTTCGCTTGGCGCGGTTTTCTCTATCGCATTCTCTCCCCTGCTGTTCCTGCCGGTTGTCATTTTCCCGGCTGTGATGGGGTATAACATCATGCGCTTCCGTTTCCTTCGCACCGACGATTTCGCCCGGCGCGGAGTCATGTATGCCATCCTCACGGTCGTTGTTACGCTTGGGTATGCATTGGTTTCTTCCGGCGCGGGTTTGTTGTTCGGGAATGCCTTGCCCCAAAATTATCTTGCGGGAATTTTTATCCTTGTCCTTGCCCTTGTCCTCGAACCGCTCCGGTCCCGCCTTCAAAACCTGACCGATGCGATATTCTTCCGCGGATCGCGCGTGGCTGCGGAGCAATTGGAGGATTTTTCCCACAGGCTGACCACCGCTCTTGATTTGAACGCCATCAGTTCGCTTCTTCGGGACCAGATCGCCTCGACCCTGGCTCCTGAGCAGATTCACATTTTCACCTACGATTCACTGAATGATTTTTACAACGCCTCGCCCGGCGAGGGGCGCCGCGCGACGACCGATATCCGTTTTACTTCGGGGAGTCCGTTGGTGTCTTACTTCAAACGTGAAAGCCTGCCGCTTTATTTGGATAGCGGCACGGACCTTCCGGATTCTCTGCGCCCAGAGCAATCCCGCATTGCATTATTGGGAGCGCGGCTGTTCATCGCATTTCCCGGCAAGGACAAACCCAACGGCTGGATGGCGTTGGGTCCGCGCCTGACCGCTCAACCCTATTCCCCACAGGATCTGCGCTTTCTTGAAAATATCTGCGATCAGGCTTCGGTTGCCATTGAACGCGTACAAACAGTGGCGCATCTCGAACGGCGGATCCAGGAAATGAACGCCTTGACCCGCGTATCGCAGGGCGTGAATGTGACCCTGACCTTCGACGATGTGTTGGAATTGATTTATGCCCAGACGGCGCAGATCCTGCCGACTTCGCATTTCCACATCACTCTTTATAACAAGGACAGCGATTATTACTATTACGGTTTCTGTCTCGAGAATAACGAACGCATCGGCGAGCGTGAAAACCAGCCGTTTGCGGCGAATATCGGGCTTTCGCCGGAAGTGATCCGCAAGAGCCGCCCGATCATGACACAGGATTACATCCGGGAGTGTCAGGCGCGCAACCTTATCCCGACCATCGAAAATGTCTTCGCCTGGATGGGGGTGCCCCTCAACGCCGGCGCTGAAACCATCGGCGCGCTCAGTGTCGGCAGCCGCGATGGCTCAACGGTCTACACCCGCGCGCAATTGGAACTCCTGCAAGCCATTGCAGATCAAACGGCCGGCGCCATTGTGAAGGCGCGTTTGTTGAAGGAAACCCAGGAACGCGCCCATCAACTGACAACACTGAATGACATCACCCGCCAATTGACTTCGACCCTGGAATTGAATCCGTTGCTTCAAAACATCCTCGAGAACGCCGTCGGAATTTTGAACTGCGAAGCGGGCAGCCTGTTCATGGTGGACGACCAGACCGATGAACTGGTCTTCCGCGTAACGGTGGGACCCGTGGCGGGCAACCTGGTCGGTAAACGCCTTGCGCCCGGAACTGGAATTGTGGGACGTGCCGTGCAAACACGCAGACCCGTCATCGAAAACGAAGACCAAAATTCGCCTTCACGATTCAAAGGGGTGGATCAGCAGACAGGATTCGTCAGCCGTTCGCTTCTGGCAGTGCCGCTTCAGGCAAAGGACCGCGTCATTGGTGTGATCGAGGTCATCAACCGGCGCGATGGACTGCCCTTTATCACGAATGACGAAACCCTGCTGACTGCCTTTGCAGGTCAGGCGGCGGTCGCCATAGAAAACGCCCGCTTATACACTCTGACCGATCAGGAACTCGCCAACCGCGTCGAGGAACTTTCGGTCATGCAGAGGATCGACCGCGAGTTGAATGCCAGCCTGGAGATCGACCGCGCCATGCGCATCACGCTCGACTGGGCGCTTCGCCAGTCCGGTGCGGAAGCGGGTTTGATCGGCATCCTCGAAGAAGAACGATTGCGCGTGATGGCACACCAGGGGTTGGATGAGCAAATGGCCAACCTCGGCGATCAATTGGTGATGAAGATCGAACTGCCGTCCATGATCGCCGCTGTCGAGACGGGCCTTCCCCAAAACGTGGAAGTGGCGGTTGAAGCCTCGAAGAACAAACTCCTCCTGGCATCTCGAAACCAGATGGTGATCCCCATCCGCCGCGAGATCACCGTGATCGGTCTGCTTTACCTGGAAAGCATCGGCGATACGCAGGTGGATATCGACTTCCTCACGCGTCTCACCGACCACGCCGCCATCGCCATTTCAAACGCCCAGCTTTATAGCGAGGTTCAGCGAGCCAACCTGGCAAAAAGCGATTTTGTTTCCTTGGTCGCGCACGAACTTAAGAACCCAATGACTTCCATTAAAGGGTATACCGACCTGCTTGCAAGCGGAGCTGTGGGCCAGATCACCGAGATGCAGACGAACTTCCTTACGACGATCAAATCCAACGTCGAGCGCATGTCCACCCTGGTTTCCGACCTCAACGACAATTCCAAGATCGAAGCGGGACGTCTGCGCCTCGAATTCAAAGCCATTACCGCGGCTGATATCGTGGACGAGGTGGTTCGCACATTCACCCGTCAATTGGAGGAAAAGAAACAGAAACTCGAATTGAGCGTGCCGTCGAACCTTCCCGATATGTGGGCGGACCGCGTCCGTGTCGGGCAGGTGTTGACGAATCTCGTCAGCAATGCATATAAATACACTCCGGAGGGCGGACGTATTCACGTTGGGGTCGCGGAAAGCCCAAACCAATGGGATCCCGATGGAGCGCCGCGCGTTCTTCATCTCTGGGTGAAGGACAGCGGGATCGGCATGGCTCCCGAGGATCAGCAAAAGATATTCCAGAAATTCTTCCGCTCGGAGGATCCCAAAGCGCGCGAATCACCGGGAACGGGGCTTGGCTTGAACATCACCAAGAGCCTCGTCGAAATGCAGGGCGGGAAAATCTGGTTCGAAAGCGAATACCGCAAAGGTACCGTTTTCCATTTCACGGTTCCTGTGGCAGAGGAATAG
- a CDS encoding FIST C-terminal domain-containing protein, producing the protein MTVTGSVGTAQALDGREAGLQATHQALNRLGANAPGLAVVIASHQYQAGEVLNGASSLLGDTPLIGFSSPAGLTRDGQHPHSVVVALLSGDFQAETLWLPGYAQSGRETASKVENHASARTERQSILFFADGFNGDAEQFCNSLSPALDVTGALSSGDLHTGSTYQIIGSQSGMGGMTAAFIRGGINTGIGAAHGWDPVGNQFRVTRSRGFWLRTLDGRPASEAYASLFGYPPRDWAFPPLSYLARLYPLGMEQQDGLVVRAPIRVEADGSFRMNAAIRDGVDAFLLVGSPASCERAAKTAAQQALLKLGDAKPRLALVLVDVAWQMLLKAHPGAEIAAVQEILGESVPVAGGYTLGQVVTPDEESKPKFLNQHIVVVVFGEPKED; encoded by the coding sequence ATGACAGTTACCGGATCGGTTGGAACTGCTCAGGCATTGGATGGGCGCGAGGCGGGTTTGCAGGCGACGCATCAGGCTTTGAACCGACTTGGCGCAAATGCTCCCGGCCTGGCGGTGGTGATCGCATCTCATCAATACCAGGCGGGAGAAGTGCTAAACGGCGCATCCAGTTTGTTGGGCGATACGCCCCTAATCGGTTTCAGTTCCCCGGCGGGATTGACCCGCGATGGCCAGCACCCGCACTCTGTTGTGGTTGCACTTCTGAGCGGTGATTTTCAGGCTGAGACACTTTGGCTGCCGGGCTACGCCCAATCCGGACGCGAGACCGCATCGAAAGTCGAAAATCATGCTTCGGCACGAACCGAACGTCAATCGATTCTCTTTTTTGCAGATGGATTTAACGGAGACGCGGAACAGTTTTGTAACTCGCTGTCCCCAGCTTTGGATGTGACCGGAGCGCTTTCAAGCGGCGACCTGCACACGGGTTCCACTTATCAAATCATAGGCAGCCAGTCTGGCATGGGCGGTATGACGGCGGCATTTATTCGCGGAGGAATCAACACCGGTATCGGAGCCGCTCATGGATGGGACCCGGTCGGGAATCAATTTCGCGTAACGCGTTCCCGCGGATTTTGGCTTCGCACTCTGGATGGACGTCCCGCCTCGGAGGCGTACGCAAGTTTATTCGGTTATCCCCCCCGCGATTGGGCATTCCCGCCGCTCAGCTATCTTGCGCGTTTGTACCCGCTCGGCATGGAACAGCAGGATGGATTGGTTGTGCGTGCGCCGATCCGCGTGGAGGCGGACGGGAGTTTCCGCATGAACGCCGCCATTCGCGATGGCGTGGACGCGTTCCTGCTTGTGGGAAGTCCCGCCTCTTGCGAACGTGCCGCCAAGACGGCCGCCCAGCAAGCCTTGCTTAAACTTGGGGATGCAAAACCCCGCCTCGCCCTCGTGCTGGTGGATGTTGCCTGGCAAATGCTGCTCAAAGCCCATCCCGGCGCGGAGATTGCCGCGGTGCAGGAGATCCTCGGTGAGTCCGTTCCGGTTGCCGGGGGATATACGCTGGGGCAGGTGGTAACTCCGGATGAGGAATCCAAACCAAAGTTCCTTAATCAACACATCGTGGTCGTTGTTTTTGGCGAACCGAAGGAAGATTGA
- a CDS encoding transcriptional repressor, with amino-acid sequence MTCAEEYTPPLRARGYRMTPQRLAILHVLHHDGGHLLPAEVYEQARRQLPRLTEPTVYRTLEFLAENGLARPGLTGNGHLSYEIARHEHHHLVCRRCGSELEVDHNILKSMYARLELESGYRLTDSHLTFFGLCPDCQKGEL; translated from the coding sequence ATGACCTGCGCCGAAGAGTACACCCCCCCACTCCGCGCCCGCGGCTACCGAATGACGCCTCAGCGGCTGGCGATTTTGCATGTGCTTCATCACGACGGAGGACATCTTTTACCGGCCGAGGTCTATGAACAGGCGCGGCGGCAATTGCCCCGATTGACCGAGCCAACCGTGTACCGCACACTCGAATTCCTTGCGGAGAATGGGTTGGCACGCCCTGGGTTGACAGGCAACGGGCATCTTTCGTATGAGATCGCGCGGCATGAGCATCATCATCTGGTCTGCCGCCGGTGCGGGAGTGAATTGGAGGTCGATCATAATATTTTGAAATCCATGTATGCACGTTTGGAATTGGAAAGCGGCTATCGGCTCACCGACAGCCATCTGACTTTTTTTGGTCTTTGTCCCGATTGTCAAAAAGGAGAGTTATAA
- a CDS encoding energy-coupling factor ABC transporter permease: MLYSPAPLHIPDGFLSLIVSIICWVITALTLGAAISRTNKSLGERQIPLMGVMAAFIFAAQMINFPVAGGTSGHLLGGALAAIVLGPWAGMLVMTAVIAVQALLFQDGGLLVMGANILNMGLVTAAIGYGLYRSVSGGTKTARLGVAGVAAWLSVMAGALLTSLQLWLSGTSQLGIVIPAMLGVHALIGVGEALITVFALAFIMQTRPDLLGEGSESSKAGRGWIYAGGLISLLVVLLSPFASADPDGLERVAINMGFIDTGRSAPYEIIPDYTLPFLGETALSTVLAGVVGIVVVGILIVLVGRGMKAKS; encoded by the coding sequence ATGTTGTATTCACCTGCCCCTCTTCATATCCCGGATGGCTTCCTAAGCCTGATTGTCTCCATCATTTGCTGGGTCATCACCGCCCTCACGCTTGGCGCGGCGATCTCCCGCACGAATAAATCCCTTGGCGAGAGGCAAATCCCGCTCATGGGCGTAATGGCAGCGTTTATCTTCGCAGCGCAGATGATCAACTTCCCTGTGGCGGGCGGCACCTCCGGGCATTTGCTCGGCGGCGCGTTGGCGGCAATCGTTCTCGGTCCCTGGGCGGGGATGTTGGTGATGACCGCGGTCATTGCCGTGCAGGCGCTTCTCTTCCAGGACGGCGGCTTGCTCGTGATGGGCGCGAACATCCTCAACATGGGTCTCGTCACCGCCGCCATCGGTTATGGATTGTATCGCTCGGTGAGCGGCGGTACTAAAACCGCCAGATTAGGTGTGGCTGGTGTCGCCGCCTGGCTTTCAGTGATGGCTGGCGCGCTGCTTACCTCCCTGCAATTATGGTTGAGCGGAACTTCCCAGCTCGGCATTGTCATCCCGGCAATGCTTGGCGTCCATGCTCTTATCGGTGTCGGCGAAGCGCTCATCACAGTATTTGCCCTGGCGTTCATCATGCAGACCCGGCCCGACCTGTTGGGCGAAGGTTCAGAATCCTCCAAAGCCGGGCGCGGATGGATCTACGCCGGGGGCTTGATCTCACTTCTCGTCGTCCTGCTTTCACCATTCGCCTCTGCCGACCCAGACGGGTTGGAGCGCGTTGCAATCAACATGGGCTTCATCGACACCGGTCGGTCCGCGCCATATGAGATCATTCCCGATTACACACTGCCCTTCCTTGGAGAAACGGCGCTTTCAACCGTTCTTGCCGGAGTGGTGGGGATTGTCGTTGTCGGCATACTCATCGTCCTTGTCGGACGCGGAATGAAGGCGAAGTCGTAA
- the cbiQ gene encoding cobalt ECF transporter T component CbiQ, with product MHFDAFDRYHDHDSFIHRLDPRVKVVVTVVFIVSNALLPDGAWFAFGFAWLFLLFCNLFSKLGYTYTLKRSIIALPFALIAITVLFSIPGNPISTIRFLMWDFTITDAGLLRFISILIRSWLSVQMAILLVAVTRFPDLVHALEHLRVPAILTTIIAFLYRYLFVLTDEVFRLLRARESRSAAAPGSRSGGAVMWRAKIAGNMAGQLFLRSYERSDRIYNAMLARGYAGHLYTLNPHEMKSADYYATAFSIAVIFLMQVIGRF from the coding sequence ATGCACTTCGACGCTTTTGACCGTTACCACGATCATGATAGTTTCATCCACCGCCTCGACCCGCGCGTGAAGGTCGTGGTGACGGTCGTCTTTATCGTCTCCAATGCGCTGCTCCCCGACGGCGCGTGGTTCGCGTTTGGGTTTGCCTGGTTGTTTCTGCTATTTTGCAATCTGTTCTCGAAATTGGGATATACCTACACACTGAAACGCTCCATCATTGCTTTACCCTTTGCCTTGATCGCCATCACCGTTTTATTCTCGATCCCTGGCAACCCGATTTCCACTATCCGCTTTCTCATGTGGGATTTCACCATCACCGACGCCGGACTGCTTCGTTTTATCAGTATCCTTATCCGCTCGTGGCTTTCGGTGCAGATGGCAATCCTGCTCGTCGCTGTCACCCGCTTCCCGGATCTGGTTCACGCCCTCGAGCACTTGCGCGTGCCCGCGATCCTCACGACCATCATTGCATTTCTCTATCGATATCTTTTCGTGCTGACGGATGAAGTCTTCCGTCTGCTTCGGGCGAGGGAGAGCCGCTCGGCGGCCGCGCCAGGTTCGAGATCCGGGGGAGCCGTGATGTGGCGGGCAAAAATCGCCGGGAATATGGCAGGTCAATTATTCCTGAGAAGTTACGAACGCAGTGACCGCATCTATAATGCCATGCTGGCGCGCGGATATGCCGGTCATCTCTATACGTTGAATCCGCACGAGATGAAATCCGCAGATTATTATGCGACCGCCTTTTCGATTGCGGTCATTTTTCTCATGCAGGTGATTGGAAGGTTTTAA